The Coffea arabica cultivar ET-39 chromosome 8e, Coffea Arabica ET-39 HiFi, whole genome shotgun sequence genome window below encodes:
- the LOC113703146 gene encoding uncharacterized protein, protein MPRPGPRPYECVRRAWHSDRHQPIRGSLIQEIFRIVNEIHSSATKKNKEWQEKLPIVVLKAEEIMYSKANSEAEYVDINTLRDRANDAINTIIRRDESTETGELLQPCIEAALHLGCTPRRSSRSQRNITPRCYLNPEKPEAISVSLTNLDNKVQGNYATNCSFIPQSPNLLMNSADTCLNYDNSGIQKTDSEYPKVRNSPSINHQSRPRLAPSLSSSCSVYPLYHGNHFQFQDSSKSNSHLMKTDKKGVMKRRSTCGQDALNVILQASPHYVSETPHGSGCDLSLRLGPLGVSCLGEENSCPQEVEDGGGLGTCKVGSKYNDLSSQSDKDFSFFPKPNGHDMLDSSSNKWSHKTQNVNIEATLRKRKAAVSHPSEDRQYCWPLKFPFKQVNGRFNSSDQQQT, encoded by the exons ATGCCTAGACCAGGCCCGAGGCCTTATGAATGTGTTAGGAGAGCTTGGCACAGCGACAGGCACCAACCCATCAGAGGTTCTTTAATCCAAGAAATTTTTAG GATTGTGAACGAAATTCATAGCTCAGCTACTAAAAAGAACAAGGAATGGCAAGAAAAGCTTCCTATTGTTGTGTTGAAAGCTGAAGAAATCATGTATTCCAAAGCCAATTCCGAG GCTGAATATGTGGATATCAACACACTTCGAGACAGAGCAAATGATGCCATAAATACTATAATTAGAAGGGATGAGAGTACGGAAACTGGAGAGCTTCTGCAGCCTTGTATTgaag CTGCTCTGCATTTGGGCTGCACTCCTAGAAGATCTTCAAGGAGTCAAAGGAATATTACTCCGAGATGTTACCTTAATCCAGAAAAACCTGAGGCTATATCTGTTTCTCTAACCAATTTGGACAACAAAGTTCAAGGAAATTATGCAACTAATTGCTCCTTCATTCCCCAAAGTCCAAATCTTTTGATGAATTCCGCCGATACCTGCTTAAATTATGATAATTCTGGCATCCAAAAGACAGATTCTGAGTATCCCAAAGTGCGAAATTCTCCGAGCATTAACCATCAATCTCGACCCAGACTAGCACCTTCTTTATCAAGCTCATGTTCAGTTTACCCCTTATATCATGGTAATCACTTTCAATTTCAAGACTCTAGCAAGTCAAATTCTCACCTCATGAAGACTGATAAGAAAGGTGTGATGAAAAGGCGTTCAACTTGTGGACAGGATGCTTTAAATGTTATATTACAAGCAAGTCCCCATTATGTTTCTGAGACCCCACATGGAAGTGGATGTGATTTATCATTGCGTTTGGGTCCTTTAGGAGTTTCATGCTTAGGTGAAGAAAATAGTTGCCCCCAAGAAGTGGAAGATGGTGGTGGTTTGGGTACATGTAAAGTGGGAAGCAAGTATAATGATTTGTCTTCACAAAGTGACAAAgacttctctttcttccctAAACCCAATGGTCATGATATGCTGGACTCTTCTTCAAATAAATGGAGTCATAAGACCCAGAATGTGAATATTGAGGCAACTTTGAGAAAGCGAAAGGCGGCTGTTAGTCATCCTTCGGAGGATAGGCAGTATTGTTGGCCGCTGAAGTTCCCATTTAAGCAGGTCAATGGAAGGTTTAACAGTTCAGATCAGCAACAGACTTAA
- the LOC113703749 gene encoding uncharacterized protein yields MVVKMMKWSPWPTLATRRYKVKVKSMKLLLGCSDDDDDDIDHSACALDQGDVEEKVIAIKMRWKGEPKFGLVPFHLPSSKQCRHFSREKVVKKLEEGNIKAIEWNGDEVLELENFCSFTIVSTSQDGRPKFAPWDVSFSLLYGEKKKKTESSKGKLVVIGRASLNIAEMVAGRMMEPSPDDYDLHQEVEAKLPINLQIGGITKEAHFLVLMDVAEIRDSHDSVPNSVDSSGVWNGGGGNSDESSGGVDKEDGGEANSVNDSGPCSDAQMEPAKKMGLFSWKRRRLSFKPTPVKGEPDDKKPARLKNEIDNDPQCSGSSKLDLVTSGSLQVEDKGDWESKEVISRDGQTELKTNVFFASFDQCSNKAAGESACTALVAVIAYWLQLNRDAVPTRPEFDDLIMEGSSEWRKLCENDAYTYDFPNKHFDLETVLHADVRPIAISRDDSFVGFFSPEKFEALKEAMSFDEIWEGISRVAEDHDPRVYIVSWNDHFFVLKVEANAYYIIDTLGERLCEGCNQAYILKFDDSSLMHGKSAKEDVNKAESSDSKSTNPNDIGEIICSGKECCKEFIKRFLAAIPLEELEEEEKKGAVSYYSLHHRLQIELNFSYVLPSSFTSSPFSSSSPTSASSSLTDVCI; encoded by the exons AtggtggtgaagatgatgaagtgGTCGCCGTGGCCGACTCTGGCCACCAGAAGGTACAAGGTGAAGGTGAAGTCCATGAAGCTCCTCCTAGGATGTTCGGATGATGACGACGACGACATTGATCATAGTGCTTGCGCTCTAGATCAAGGAGACGTTGAGGAAAAGGTTATAGCCATCAAGATGAGATGGAAAGGCGAACCCAAGTTTGGATTGGTCCCTTTTCATCTACCATCCTCCAAACAATGCAGACATTTTTCCAGGGAAAAGGTTGTGAAGAAATTGGAGGAAGGAAATATTAAGGCCATTGAATGGAATGGTGATGAGGTGTTGGAGTTGGAGAATTTCTGCAGCTTTACAATTGTGTCAACCAGTCAAGATGGTCGTCCAAAGTTTGCTCCTTGGGATGTGTCCTTCAGTCTTTTATAT ggagagaagaagaagaagacagaGAGCAGCAAGGGTAAATTGGTGGTGATTGGAAGGGCCTCCTTGAATATAGCGGAGATGGTGGCTGGGAGGATGATGGAGCCTTCTCCTGATGATTATGATCTTCATCAAGAAGTTGAAGCAAAACTTCCCATCAATCTACAGATTGGAGGGATTACCAAAGAAGCCCATTTCCTG GTGCTGATGGATGTTGCTGAGATAAGGGATTCGCACGACTCGGTCCCTAACTCGGTTGACTCAAGTGGAGTATGGAACGGAGGCGGGGGCAACTCGGATGAGTCATCCGGAGGAGTTGACAAGGAAGATGGTGGGGAAGCCAACTCGGTCAATGACTCGGGACCGTGCTCGGACGCGCAAATGGAACCGGCGAAGAAAATGGGGCTGTTCTCTTGGAAAAGGAGGCGGTTAAGCTTTAAACCGACTCCGGTTAAAGGAGAACCGGATGATAAGAAGCCCGCCCGCTTAAAAAATGAGATTGATAATGACCCACAGTGCAGCGGTTCCTCCAAACTTGACCTGGTCACCTCCGGTTCATTGCAG GTTGAAGATAAGGGTGACTGGGAATCAAAGGAGGTGATTAGTAGGGATGGACAAACAGAGCTCAAGACCAACGTTTTCTTTGCTTCTTTCGACCAATGCAGCAACAAGGCCGCAGGAGAGAGTGCTTGCACAGCACTTGTTGCTGTTATTGCCTATTGGCTCCAACTGAACCGAGATGCCGTGCCTACGAGGCCAGAATTCGACGATCTCATCATGGAAGGCTCATCTGAATGGCGAAAGTTATGTGAAAACGATGCCTACACATATGATTTTCCCAACAAGCACTTTGATCTTGAGACAGTATTGCATGCTGATGTTCGACCAATAGCTATCTCTCGCGATGATTCGTTTGTTGGATTCTTTAGCCCGGAAAAGTTCGAGGCACTGAAAGAAGCCATGTCTTTCGATGAGATATGGGAGGGTATCAGCAGAGTAGCTGAAGACCATGACCCAAGGGTCTACATCGTAAGTTGGAATGATCATTTTTTTGTGTTGAAGGTGGAGGCAAATGCGTACTACATCATTGACACATTGGGTGAAAGACTCTGTGAGGGGTGCAACCAAGCATACATTCTAAAATTTGATGATTCCTCTCTGATGCATGGAAAAAGTGCGAAAGAAGATGTCAACAAGGCTGAAAGCTCAGATAGTAAGAGTACAAATCCTAATGACATTGGAGAGATCATATGCAGTGGAAAAGAATGCTGTAAAGAGTTCATCAAAAGATTTCTTGCCGCAATACCACTCGAGGAActcgaagaagaagaaaagaagggagCAGTTTCATATTACTCCCTGCATCATCGCCTGCAAATAGAGTTGAACTTTAGCTATGTATTGCCCTCgtctttcacatcatcaccattCTCTTCTTCTTCGCCTACCTCTGCATCTTCTAGTTTAACTGATGTATGTATATAA